The sequence below is a genomic window from Anaerosporomusa subterranea.
GTTTCAGAACATCCGATTATTCGGGCATATAAGCGCACTGGAAAACGTTATGGTAGGAGCGCATTGCCGGACAAAGTCGGGGATCTGGCAGGGATTATGGCGCACAAAACAGCAATGCAGTGAGGAACTCCACACACATGATAAGGCGAATACGCTGCTGCGTTTAGTTGGTTTAGACAGTTCAGCAGGTGTATTGGCTGGATCGTTGCCTTATGGCAAGCAACGCCGCTTAGAGATTGCCCGGGCTTTAGCTGCTGAGCCAGACATTGTGCTGCTGGATGAACCGACGGCAGGTATGAATGAGAGTGAAACAGAGGATATTCGAGTTCTGATTGCGAAAATAAAAGAACTTGGAAAATCTGTTGTAATTATTGAACACGACATGCATTTGATGATGAATGTGTGTGACCGTTTAGTGGTCCTCAATTTTGGACGAAAGATTGCCGAAGGATCGCCGGCAGAGATACAGCAGAACCCGGCAGTGATCGAAGCCTATCTAGGGAAGGAGGATGCATGATATGCTGCAGATCAAGCAAGTTGCTGCAGGTTATGGTAGCATACGAGCCTTAAAAGACCTCAGTCTATCAGTGCCGGAAGGGTCTATTGTTTCCTTGATTGGGGCAAACGGTGCCGGGAAAAGCACAGCGATGAAGACCATCATGGGCTTGCTTCGCCCTCAATTCGGTGAGCTAACTTTCCAGGGGCGGAGCCTGATTGGCGTGCCAGTCCACCAGGTTGTTGGCATGGGCATTTCATTGGTTCCCGAAGGTCGTAGTATTCTCACTCGTATGACAGTATTAGAAAACTTGGAAATGGGTGCTCATCAACGAACTGATAGCACAATCCAACAAGATATTCAGTCTGTATTTAAGCGCTTTCCTATCTTGGAAGAACGCCAACAGCAACTTGGCGGCACTCTTTCTGGCGGACAACAGCAGATGCTAGCCATCGGCCGCGCGCTAATGGCCAGACCAAAGCTGTTGCTGCTTGATGAGCCGTCTATGGGACTGGCACCACTGGTTGTTGCTGATATTTTCCGGGTTATTCAAGAGATCAACCAGGAGGGCACTACCATACTACTGGTCGAGCAAAACGTCCGGCAAGCGTTAAAAATCGCGCATTACGCATATGTGCTGGAAACTGGTAAAACAATTCTACACGGCAAAGCAGAGGATATCGCTAATGATCCCCGGGTGATGGCCGCCTATCTTGGCGGATCTAAAGCTGGCTAACGGAGAGGCTATATGCTATATATCTATGCCAATCTATTCTCGGAATTTCAGTGCCAGATGTGTGGAACGTGCTGCCAAAATAATTGGATGGTAACTGTTGATCAGACTTGCTACCAGCGAAATGCAGACCTATTTCGCGTGACTGGTCGAGTTGACGAATTTAATGAGGCTTTTCTGGCTATCGAAAGCCCTAGCTTGGGAGAATACGCGATGATCGCTAAGCAACCGCAGGGACAGTGTTGGTTTCTCCAGCCCAATAATCTCTGTCGGCTGCACAAGGAAGCAGGGCATGAGCATTTAGACGTTGTCTGCAAAACGTTTCCGCGTTATCCGATGAACACAGCGCGGGGCATTGAACTGACATTGAGCTTCAGTTGTCCAGCCGTGCTCAAGTTGGTCAGCGAATCTTATCTGGAGATTATTCGCTCTGAGGTCAGACCTGTTCACATCTATTCAGAAAATTTTGTTACCCAGGCGTATCCGCAGCAATATTCGTTAGATCATCCACTTCACTATTATTTTGAACTAGAACAACATTTTATTGACATTCTACAGTGGCGAAGCTTGCCAATGGAAGATCGGATCAATAGAGTCTGTGATACAATAGATATTCTCTGCTCCAATAAGCCTGATGATATGGGACGCGAGATTACTCGCTTGATTTATCGAAACTATGAACAGTTGGAGACAGCCGATCCCTGCAATCCAAGTCAGGATGCGGGCAGTATTCTAGTGGAGAACTTTTTTGTAAATACCGTCTTTAAAAAACTACTGTATGATCATGGACTGAAACGCGGCGCAGCTATTTTGCAGCTTTTTTGGAGTCATATCCGACAAAAGTCTGAACAAGAAATAGAAGAAGCTGCAAGATGGGAGAAAATCCGCAGAGCGATTTTCGAAATGGAATTTGAGTATAGCCATCATCGTCGTCAGTTTAGCAACAGAAAATAAAAGATTTAAACTGATTAACGGGCGCCAAAAGGCGCCCGTTAATCAGTTTAAAGTCTAATTCCGAAAGCTTTTTAATACTCGCTTGCTTGAGTGCTAGAAGTCTGGTTAACAGGGCTAGCAGTGCTGGTATGATAGAAGTGTTTCGTCAATTCAACAACTAGGAAGGGGATCGGCGCCAACAGTGCGAGTACGCCCCAATGCTGCATCGTAGGCTCAATAGTCCGGAACAATGCGTGCAGTGGTCCGTAGAGAGCGGCGAGGAGCAATGCAAACGCTAGGGCGTTTCCGGCGTTGAGATATTTATTGCTGAACAAGCCAAGCTTAAATACGGAGAAATGTTCGGACCTCGCACTGTATGCACAGATCAACTGGTTAGCGATCAAGGTAACAAACGCGAATGTCCGGGCAGTTGCAAGGTCTCCGCCCGAGGACTGCATCCCATAGTAGAAACCGCCTAAAACCGTAATTGTCATAGCTACGCTTTGTACGCCAATAAACATTTTCATCGTGCGATTGAGGAGCGGTTCTTCAGGATTGCGCGGCGGCACCTCCATCACATCTGGTTCTTTTTTCTCCATGCCTAAAGCCAGCGCTGGGAAGGCGTCAGTAGCCAGATTAACCCATAACAGTTGGATAGGAAGCAGGGGAACAGGCCACCCGATCAGCATGGCACAGAACACGACCAAGATTTCCGCCGTGTTGCAAGACAATAGAAAATACACGAATTTGCGGATATTGGAGTAGATTACCCGTCCTTCTTCAACAGCGGCGACAATGCTGGCAAAATTATCGTCAGTTACGACCATGTCGGCAGTTTCCTTGGTAACGTCAGTACCGGTAATGCCCATGGCGACGCCGATATCTGCTTTTTTCAACGCCGGAGCGTCATTGACACCATCACCGGTCATAGCGGCAATCTGACCATTAGCTTTTAGATTCTCAACAATTGCCACCTTGTGTTCAGGCGAAACACGGGCAAATACGTTGGCCGCCATAACAGTTTGACGCATTTGGTCCGGGGTTAATTCATTCAACTGCTGTCCGGTACGGACTTGATCCTTATGCTGGGCAATGCCGAGATCTTTAGCGATGGCGAATGCGGTATCCGGATGGTCGCCTGTGATCATTACCGCTCTGATGCCTGCGGCTTTGCATAACTTTACTGCTTCTTTGGCTTCACTGCGAGGCG
It includes:
- a CDS encoding ABC transporter ATP-binding protein, translating into MMLELKQVSKNFGGLAALNDVNFSVNPGQILGIIGPNGAGKTTLFNLITGVFSPTLGTISYKKTSLVGMKPHSITGLGIARTFQNIRLFGHISALENVMVGAHCRTKSGIWQGLWRTKQQCSEELHTHDKANTLLRLVGLDSSAGVLAGSLPYGKQRRLEIARALAAEPDIVLLDEPTAGMNESETEDIRVLIAKIKELGKSVVIIEHDMHLMMNVCDRLVVLNFGRKIAEGSPAEIQQNPAVIEAYLGKEDA
- a CDS encoding ABC transporter ATP-binding protein, giving the protein MLQIKQVAAGYGSIRALKDLSLSVPEGSIVSLIGANGAGKSTAMKTIMGLLRPQFGELTFQGRSLIGVPVHQVVGMGISLVPEGRSILTRMTVLENLEMGAHQRTDSTIQQDIQSVFKRFPILEERQQQLGGTLSGGQQQMLAIGRALMARPKLLLLDEPSMGLAPLVVADIFRVIQEINQEGTTILLVEQNVRQALKIAHYAYVLETGKTILHGKAEDIANDPRVMAAYLGGSKAG
- the fliB gene encoding flagellin lysine-N-methylase, with translation MLYIYANLFSEFQCQMCGTCCQNNWMVTVDQTCYQRNADLFRVTGRVDEFNEAFLAIESPSLGEYAMIAKQPQGQCWFLQPNNLCRLHKEAGHEHLDVVCKTFPRYPMNTARGIELTLSFSCPAVLKLVSESYLEIIRSEVRPVHIYSENFVTQAYPQQYSLDHPLHYYFELEQHFIDILQWRSLPMEDRINRVCDTIDILCSNKPDDMGREITRLIYRNYEQLETADPCNPSQDAGSILVENFFVNTVFKKLLYDHGLKRGAAILQLFWSHIRQKSEQEIEEAARWEKIRRAIFEMEFEYSHHRRQFSNRK